From Enterococcus mediterraneensis, the proteins below share one genomic window:
- a CDS encoding HesB/YadR/YfhF family protein, with the protein MKLTVTPKAIEWFKKEMDLDKEMGIRFYGKVYGKTQVHEGFSVGMSVDTPNQTIVQETIEGILFFIDEADEWFFKGYDLIVDYDEKLDEPKYRFEENGEANNQNA; encoded by the coding sequence GTGAAACTAACAGTCACACCAAAAGCAATAGAATGGTTCAAAAAAGAAATGGACTTAGATAAAGAAATGGGTATCCGTTTCTATGGAAAAGTTTACGGCAAAACACAAGTACATGAGGGTTTTTCTGTAGGGATGTCTGTCGATACACCAAATCAGACGATCGTTCAAGAAACGATTGAAGGTATCTTATTTTTCATTGATGAGGCAGATGAATGGTTCTTCAAGGGATATGATTTGATCGTTGACTATGATGAGAAACTAGACGAGCCTAAATATCGTTTTGAAGAAAACGGAGAAGCAAATAATCAAAATGCATAG
- a CDS encoding response regulator transcription factor, whose translation MIRVLLVDDHEMVRLGVSSYLSIQEDIEVVGEAENGQVGYEKALALRPDVILMDLVMDVMDGIESTKAILKDWPTAKIIIVTSFIDDEKVYPAIEAGAAGYMLKTSTAHEIAEAIRATQRGERVLEPEVTTKMMERMTRRTPILHEDLTNREREILMLISQGKSNQEIADELFITLKTVKTHVSNILSKLEVEDRTQAAIYAFKHGLVK comes from the coding sequence ATGATACGAGTATTGCTCGTTGACGATCATGAAATGGTGCGTTTAGGCGTATCTTCTTATCTTTCGATCCAAGAAGATATTGAAGTTGTTGGTGAAGCTGAGAACGGACAGGTCGGCTATGAAAAAGCGTTGGCGCTACGACCAGACGTCATTTTGATGGATCTGGTAATGGATGTGATGGATGGTATCGAATCAACAAAAGCTATCTTAAAAGACTGGCCAACAGCAAAAATAATTATTGTTACCAGTTTTATCGATGACGAAAAAGTCTATCCTGCGATTGAAGCAGGAGCAGCAGGTTATATGCTGAAAACTTCTACCGCACATGAAATTGCTGAAGCGATTCGAGCAACACAGCGAGGAGAAAGAGTACTAGAACCGGAAGTCACTACTAAAATGATGGAACGGATGACCCGACGGACACCGATTCTTCATGAGGATCTCACCAATCGCGAACGCGAGATTTTGATGTTGATCTCACAAGGAAAAAGCAATCAAGAAATCGCTGATGAATTGTTCATTACGCTTAAAACGGTCAAAACCCATGTTTCAAATATTTTATCAAAGCTGGAAGTCGAAGATCGTACACAGGCTGCGATCTATGCGTTTAAACACGGTTTAGTGAAATAA
- a CDS encoding potassium channel family protein, whose amino-acid sequence MKQNFAIIGLGRFGGSICRTLIEAGQEVLAIDNNEDRVNEYMNIATHAVVGNAQDEMTLKSLGIRNFDHVIVAIGEDIQASILVTLMVKEMGVPKVLAKAQNEYHARVLEKIGADRVVHPERDMGIRIAHNLVSKNILDYVELSDDYSLAEIRVSNPKFFNKTLLELNFRQRFGLTVVGIRRVGGKVVVSPTADEIVQENDNLLVIGETSDVDILDEKMND is encoded by the coding sequence ATGAAACAAAATTTTGCAATCATCGGTTTAGGCAGATTCGGCGGCAGTATCTGTCGGACACTGATCGAAGCTGGTCAAGAAGTATTAGCCATTGACAACAATGAAGATCGTGTCAATGAGTATATGAATATCGCCACACATGCTGTCGTAGGGAACGCCCAAGATGAAATGACATTAAAATCTTTGGGGATTCGTAATTTCGACCATGTGATCGTAGCGATCGGTGAAGATATCCAGGCAAGTATTTTAGTAACCTTGATGGTGAAAGAGATGGGCGTACCAAAAGTGCTTGCAAAAGCTCAGAATGAATACCATGCTCGTGTTTTGGAAAAAATCGGGGCAGACCGTGTCGTCCATCCTGAACGAGATATGGGGATTCGTATCGCCCATAACTTAGTTTCTAAAAATATCTTGGATTATGTTGAACTTTCTGATGATTATTCATTGGCTGAGATTCGAGTGTCAAATCCTAAGTTTTTCAACAAGACACTTTTAGAATTGAATTTCCGGCAGCGTTTTGGGTTGACAGTAGTGGGAATTCGCCGCGTGGGAGGAAAAGTGGTTGTTTCACCAACCGCCGATGAAATCGTACAAGAAAACGACAATCTCTTAGTGATTGGCGAAACCAGCGACGTGGATATTCTTGATGAAAAAATGAATGATTAG